Below is a genomic region from Pseudomonas berkeleyensis.
CCTATCGCGGCGTGGTCGGTGGCTACAACAACTGGAACCTGTCGGGCGACCGTGCGCTGCGTGCGCGCAACGTGCTCGTCGAGGCCGGCCTGCCGACCGACAGCGTGCTGCAGGTCACCGCGCAGGCCGACGGCATGCCGCTGCTGCCGAATGACCGGGAGAACGGTGCCAATCGCCGTATTGAACTGCTGCTGCTGACCAGCCAGGCGGAGGGCCTGTATCGCGAGCTGTTCGGTGAGGCGCAGGCGCGGGTGGAATATCGAACCGAAGGTGCCAAGTTCAATGCGCCGGATTCGTAGGGCGGCCCTACAAACCTTGGGCGGGGCAGTAGATCTGGCGGGTTTCCAGGGCGTAGAGGCAGCCTTCGAAACGGGTCAGGCGAATGGTCGAGCCCTTGTGCCGGCCATAGAGCAGGTTGAACACCAGTTCGTCATCGGTCTCGCTGGCCAACCCGGTGATCTGGCCGCTTTCGACGCGCAGGCGGTAGTTGCCGAGAAAGCCGTAATCCACCACGCCCGAGGTTTCCAGAATGCTGGCGCCCTGGCGGGTCATGGCGTAGAAGCGTCCGTCGCTGACCTGCAGGCTGTGGCTGATATCCAGCACCTGGCCGTTGCTCAGCTGCACCTGGCCGCTGGATTGATAACGACCGTTGAGTTCGGCGCTGGAGAGGAAGCTCAGCCACAGCCCGAGCATGCTCAACAGCATGAGTACGGCTGCGGCCAGGACGGCCAGCAGCCAGCCCCGGCTGAGCCCGTTTTGCATGCACTGGCTCATGGCAGGCACCTGCTCAGTTGGGCGTCCGCCACCTGGTTGAGCTGGCTTTCGTGGAGCATCAGCGAACGCACCGTGCCGTTGTTCTGCAGGCACAGCAGCTCGTAGAAATCACCGCGCAGGCTGAGTACCAGGTTGGCCGGCTTGTCGGCCAGCGCTGTCAGGCGGCTGGTCAGGCCGTGTGTTTGCAGGATCAGCTGTTGCAGTCGTTGCGGCTGCTGGTCGATGTAGCGCACGTTGAGCGTGCCCAGGTTCATCTCGCTGCTGTGCAGGTCTTCCGGCTGGCTGATCTGGTACAGGAAGAAGAACTGCACGATGCCGATCACGCTGAACAGCGAGAGGAGGATGACCCAGGAGGCACGTTGGCGACCATGACGGCGCAGGAAGGCTGGTTGGGGAGCGCTCGACTCGACCTGCTCGGTCACGTCATCGATGTCGTCGATGCTCGCCGGGTAGACCAGGTGGTTGGGGTTGAGAAGGTAGCCGCGGCGGGGCAGGGTCTGGATGATCTCGCGGTTCTTCTCGTCTCCGAGCACCTGGCGCAAGGTGTAGATCTGCTGATTCAGACTGCCCTGGCCGACGACCCGATCAGCCCAGGCATGGCTCATCAGTTCCTCCCGCGACACCACCTCGCCGGGTTTCTGCAGCAGTCGTTCGAGCAGACGGCTGCCGGAGTAGCCGAGGTCGATCTTCTCCTCGATACCGTTCTTCACCAGCGTGAGTTGATACAGCGCCGGATAGAAGTGCGCATAGCAGTCGCTGCGCCCGGTCTTGATGACCGGACAGGCGTTGCTGCTTCCCGACTCGGCGGGCGGCATATCGGGGCTGGAGTTCATGCGATCCTTGAAACGAACGGTATTCCCGTGGGGAACATTCCGGGGCGATAAGTGGTCGGCATTCTGGCGCCAGGGAAATTCAGTGGCAAGTCTTGTGCCAGCGGAGCGCGGCTCTCGTCACGATGCCGAATGTGCTATCGGCTGATACTTGCCGTTCTGTATGGCACTTTGACGAGTGCAGTGAGTATCAGCGTAGCCGCCCGATCATGGGTGGTGAATATGACGGTTGATCAGCGGTTCGATGCAGGGAGGGGTGGCCGAGCGGCCATGCAAAACGCCCCGCAGAGGCGGGACGTTGAGGGGGTGGCGCAATCCATTGCGCCTGGATGACGCGGGATCAGCCCAGCAGGGACATGACCATGCCCGGCATCTGGCCGGCTTGCTTGAGCATGGAGATGCCCGACTGCATCAGCATGGAGTTCTTGCTCATGTTGGCGCTTTCCTTGGCGAAGTCGGCATCCATGATGCGACCTTTGGCCATGTCGGTGTTGTCCTTCATGTTGTTCAGGTTGTTGGCGGTGTGGTTCAGGCGGTTGATGTTTGCACCGAACTGGGCACGCAGTTCGCCGATGCTGTCCAGCGCGTCGCTCAGGGTGTCGATCATGCCGTTGGCCGCGCTACCGTCGGCGCCAGCGATCTCGGTACCCGGCGTGGTGCTGTCCGGAGTGGCGTACTGGGCGGACAGGCCGTCCAGGGCGGTGGCCAGGTCACCCAGCGGGGTGCTGACGTCCAGGGTCAGGGTTTCAGCGGCGCTGGCGCCGATCTGGAAGTCCATGGCTGCGCCGAATTTGCCAGCGGAACCGTCGGTGGTGGTGCCGTCGCTGAACAGGTTCTCGCCAGCGTACTTGGTGTTCTTGATGATATTGCCCAGTTCCTGACCCAGTTGGTCGTATTCGGACTGCAGCGCGTCGCGGTCTTTCTCGCTGGCAGTGGCGTTGGCGGCCTGGGTAGCCAGATCCTTCATGCGCTGGACGATGTCGGTCATCTCGGTCAGCGCGCCTTCGGCGGTCTGCAGCAGGGAGATGGAATCACCGGTGTTGCGGATGGCTACGTCCATACCACGCGATTGAGCGTTCAGACGGGTAGCGATCTGCAGGCCAGCGGCGTCGTCGGCAGCGGAGTTGATGCGGAAGCCAGTGCCCAGGCGCTGCTGGTTGGTGCCCAGCGCGTTGTTGGTCTTGGACAGGTTGGTCTGAGTGATCAGCGAGGAGTAGTTGGTATGAATCGACAGAGCCATGGTGGTATTCCTTCAGTTGAGTGAAGCTGGCTGTGATTGCCTGCTGTAAGTGAAGGGCGACCGGCTTCTGGCGCTGATTAAATGGCGTTGGCAGAATTTTTTGCTGCAGCTGCGGCGATGGCACGAACTGCCGTGCGTAGGGGCGCTGTGTGCACCGGCTGTGGTACTGGCGACTCCTGATGCGCGCGGCGTACCCCACGGGCGTCGTGCCAAACAAAAACGGCGACCCGAGGGTCGCCGTTTTTGCTGGAAACGAAGCGTGATCAGCCGATTTCGATCATCTCGAAATCCATCTTGCCAACGCCACAGTCGGGGCACAGCCAGTCTTCTGGCACGTCTTCCCAGCGGGTGCCCGGGGCGATGCCGTCATCCGGCCAGCCCTGGCTCTCGTCGTAAATCAGTCCACAGACCACGCATTGCCACTTCTTCATATAACCCTCAGGCGTATCTCACGGTAGTGCGCGACGAACGCTACCGTAATTGAACCGGTGCGCCAAGCGGGCGGGCGACGATCGTCGCCCGCCAGGGGCCAACCAAAGTCGGGTCAGCCAGCGTTCATCAGCGGATCGCTGACGCCCATTACGTACATGGCCAGCAGCGCGATACCACCAGCCATGATCAGGTAGTACAGGGTCGGCAGGAGGGTCTTGCGCAGGGTGATGCCTTCACGCCCGAGCAGGCCGACCGTGGCCGAGGCCGCCACCACGTTGTGGATGGCGATCATGTTGCCCGCCGCCGCACCGACCGATTGCACCGCGACCATCATTGCCCCGGAGACGCCGATCAGCTCCGCCGCGTTGAGCTGGAACTGCGACAGCATCAGGTTGGACACGGTGTTGGAGCCGGCAATGAAGGCACCCAACGCGCCCACAGCCGGGGCGAAGAAGGGATAGACGCTGCCGACGCTCTCGGCCACCAGTTGCGCCATGGCCACCGGCATCGACACCAGGTCGCTGCCATTGACCCCCGAGTTGATCAGGATACGCACCATGGGAATGGTGAAGATCAGCACGAAGCCGGCACCGAGCAACGTCTTGCTCGACTCGCCGACGGCGGCCTTGAGCTCGGAGAAGCGCATGCGATGCAGGAAGAAGGTGATCAGCACCACGATGCACAGGATGCCGCCGGGCAGGTACAGGGGCTCGATGGTGCCGGACACGCCGGTTTCACCGAGGATGTTGCTCCAGCCGAAGCTCAGGCCGAGCATCGCCGCCTTGACCTCCGGGAAGGTGCGCGACACCACCAGGAAGATCGCCAGCAGCAGATAGGGTGCCCAGGCCATGGGCACCGAGATCGGCGCCTTGCCGGCCACCTCGTCGAGTTTCATCTCGATCTTGCCCATCCATTCGGCCGGCCAGTCCTTGGCGTCGGCGAAATCCCAGGTGTCCTTGGGCAGCAGGAAGCCAGCCTTGGCAGCCGGGATGACGATGGCCAGGCCAACCAGGGCGCCGATCATCGAGGGGAATTCCGGGCCTAGGAATACGCCAGCGGCCATGTACGGCAGGGAGAAGGCGAAGGCGGTGAAAATGGCGAACGGCGCGATGGCCAGGCCTTCCTTCCAGCTCTGATTCTTGCCGAAGAAGCGCGTCATGATCATCACCATGATCAGCGGCATCAGCAGGCCGATCAGGCCGTGGGTGATGGCCACCCGCGAATAGATCAGATGGAAGAAGGTGTCCCAGGTATCGCCGGTTGCGGCCAGTTGTGCGGTGATGCCGCTCTTGTCCAGGCCGGCGCCGACGCCCACCAGAATCGGCGTACCGACCGCGCCGAAGGACACCGGTGTCGACTGCACCAGCATGCCCAGCACCACGGCGGCCAGCGCCGGGAAGCCCAGTGCTACCAGCAACGGCGCGGCCACAGCAGCCGGGGTACCGAAACCGGAGGCGCCCTCGATGAAGCAGCCGAACAGCCAGGCGACGATCAGCGCTTGCACGCGCCGATCCGGACTGATGTTGGAGAAACCCCGGCGAATCGCGGTGATGCCGCCGGAATGCTTGAGTGTGTTGAGCAACAGAATGGCGCCGAAGATGATCCACAGGATCGCGGCGGTGAGGATCAGCCCCTGCAAGCTGGAGGCAATGACCCGGTTGAGCGACATGTCCCAGGCCAGCAGGCCGATCAGGGCGGTGAGAACGAACACCAGCGGCATCGCGTACTTGGCCGGCCAACGAAAGCCGATCAGCAGCACACCCGCAAGCACCAGTGGCACGAAGGCCAGGATGGACAGCAGCGTTTGACTCATGGGTTGGTTCCTTCTTTTTCTTGTGAACCAGAATTTTCCGGGGATAACCCGGCGCCACGCATCTGGAAGGGCCGGGCGCCACGGCACTGACCTTTCCGCGAGCAGCGGCGGCAGGGATCACCCACCGCCGCGCTCATGCCCGAAAGCCCCGACGGCCAGAAACCGTCAGGGCTTGTTACTGCTCGGTGGAGGCTTTCAGGCCATCCACGGCTGCGAACTCGCTTTGTGTGGGAGCGGCTGGGCGGCATCCCGCTTTAGCCGCGACATGCAAGCGATAGAAAGCTCGCGGCTGAAGCCCCTCCCACAGTCGTTCAAACCTCCTCTTTGAAGCGCAAACGCCAGGCATGCAGTAGTGGCTCGGTATAGCCGGACGGCTGCTCGCGGCCCTTGAACACCAGGTCGCTGGCGGCGCGGAAGGCGTGGGATCGCTCGAAGTTAGGGGCCATCGGGCGGTAGGCCGGATCGCCCGCGTTCTGCCCGTCGACCACCTGTGCCATGCGTTGTAGCGTCTCGCGCACCTGGGCCTCGCTGACCACGCCGTGGTGCAGCCAGTTGGCGATGTGTTGAGCCGAGATGCGCAGGGTGGCGCGGTCTTCCATCAGGCCGACGTTATGGATGTCCGGCACCTTGGAGCAGCCGACGCCCTGCTCGACCCAGCGCACCACGTAACCGAGGATGCCCTGGCAGTTGTTGTCCAGCTCCTGCTGGATATCGCTGGCGCTCCACGGCCGCTCGGCGCTGACCGGCACACTGAGCAGGTCATTGAGCAAGCTGTCGCGCTGGCTGGCCAGGTCGATCAGCTCCAGCTCGCTCTGCACCGCCTGCACGTCGACCTGGTGGTAGTGCAGGGCATGCAGCACGGCAGCAGTTGGCGACGGCACCCAGGCGGTGTTGGCGCCGGCTTTCGGGTGACCGATCTTCTGTTCAAGCATGGCCGCCATCAGATCCGGCATGGCCCACATGCCCTTGCCGATCTGTGCCTTGCCACGCAGGCCGCAGGCCAGGCCGACCAGCACGTTGTTGCGCTCGTAGGCCTGAATCCAGGCGCTGGATTTCATGTCGCCCTTGCGC
It encodes:
- a CDS encoding winged helix-turn-helix domain-containing protein produces the protein MNSSPDMPPAESGSSNACPVIKTGRSDCYAHFYPALYQLTLVKNGIEEKIDLGYSGSRLLERLLQKPGEVVSREELMSHAWADRVVGQGSLNQQIYTLRQVLGDEKNREIIQTLPRRGYLLNPNHLVYPASIDDIDDVTEQVESSAPQPAFLRRHGRQRASWVILLSLFSVIGIVQFFFLYQISQPEDLHSSEMNLGTLNVRYIDQQPQRLQQLILQTHGLTSRLTALADKPANLVLSLRGDFYELLCLQNNGTVRSLMLHESQLNQVADAQLSRCLP
- the lafA gene encoding lateral flagellin LafA; this translates as MALSIHTNYSSLITQTNLSKTNNALGTNQQRLGTGFRINSAADDAAGLQIATRLNAQSRGMDVAIRNTGDSISLLQTAEGALTEMTDIVQRMKDLATQAANATASEKDRDALQSEYDQLGQELGNIIKNTKYAGENLFSDGTTTDGSAGKFGAAMDFQIGASAAETLTLDVSTPLGDLATALDGLSAQYATPDSTTPGTEIAGADGSAANGMIDTLSDALDSIGELRAQFGANINRLNHTANNLNNMKDNTDMAKGRIMDADFAKESANMSKNSMLMQSGISMLKQAGQMPGMVMSLLG
- a CDS encoding rubredoxin — its product is MKKWQCVVCGLIYDESQGWPDDGIAPGTRWEDVPEDWLCPDCGVGKMDFEMIEIG
- a CDS encoding L-lactate permease; this encodes MSQTLLSILAFVPLVLAGVLLIGFRWPAKYAMPLVFVLTALIGLLAWDMSLNRVIASSLQGLILTAAILWIIFGAILLLNTLKHSGGITAIRRGFSNISPDRRVQALIVAWLFGCFIEGASGFGTPAAVAAPLLVALGFPALAAVVLGMLVQSTPVSFGAVGTPILVGVGAGLDKSGITAQLAATGDTWDTFFHLIYSRVAITHGLIGLLMPLIMVMIMTRFFGKNQSWKEGLAIAPFAIFTAFAFSLPYMAAGVFLGPEFPSMIGALVGLAIVIPAAKAGFLLPKDTWDFADAKDWPAEWMGKIEMKLDEVAGKAPISVPMAWAPYLLLAIFLVVSRTFPEVKAAMLGLSFGWSNILGETGVSGTIEPLYLPGGILCIVVLITFFLHRMRFSELKAAVGESSKTLLGAGFVLIFTIPMVRILINSGVNGSDLVSMPVAMAQLVAESVGSVYPFFAPAVGALGAFIAGSNTVSNLMLSQFQLNAAELIGVSGAMMVAVQSVGAAAGNMIAIHNVVAASATVGLLGREGITLRKTLLPTLYYLIMAGGIALLAMYVMGVSDPLMNAG